GTACAGGAGGGAGCGGCGACTGAGTGGAAGCTTTTGGTGGCAGCGGAGTGGCGGGAGCGATGTCGGAGTGGTGGGGCAGTAGGCGCAACGCATGGCTACAGCAACGTACGGTGGAAAGCAATGCTTGAATGGCTCACTTCGTTGGGACGATAATTTTGTGGACAATATTTTTCTGGATAATCCACTATTACgtgaattatatataataatttatataatatgtTACAATGtaattttaagaattttcaaaATATCTCTTTTTTTAGTTCTTATTTTTTCGTATTACGTAAACAAAAatctaaaaattttattaatttttcaattttaatttaattttttataagaatatttattaaaaaaattgactgACATATACGTAACACATGGACATGAGTAGTTCATCTTCAATTGTGCATACATACAAGGGCTGATCCACATGTGAGTCCACCCTGGctgtatttttaattgttatgcAAAAATTTGTACGAAACGGTTTTACgattcgtattttgtgagacatattttttatttgagtcatccataaaaaaatattactttttctgctaaaaatattactttttattaaaaaatatcggTATGTGTATTACTTTTAatttgtgaatatcgatagggtctcacatataaagattcgtgagaccgtctcataagagacatactcttaattgtttgacaaaaacttgtattagacggtttcacgggtcgtattttgtgagaggatctcttatttgagtcattcatgaaaaaattttACTtcttatgctaagattattatttttttttgtgaatatcgatagggttgacccgtctcacagataaagattcgtgagaccgtctcacaagagacctactataattgtttatattgtgATTTTAGCTCAACTAGTATTTAGTTCAGTTAGTCAAGTAGAAAAAGAATAATAGAATCTTgaaaaattaagattttaaccaAGAAAATCTAATTTCTGTGAAATTAATTGacatatattataatttattttgttaagaAAGTTTTTAAACCAGACGATACCAGATTGGCGTATATGGTAGTTGATGAAACACTTGTGTTCTGAACGTATGTATCAAGTGCAAAGCTTGAATAAATTTCAGAGGATCGCAGGAGGAGACAATATTTCACATACAAGGCATGCGTGTTAAAAACTACCTAAATTTTTCTGTTTTTCGGTATTTTCCGAAGCACTAGAAAGGCCTAACCGCGGTGCAGATCATGAACACATCATATGAATCTGAATGTTCTACCATATTAAAATTCTTCGATGTTGAAAAATCTGTAATCTTCAGAGCAAGATAAATACAGGTGGTTTTTGATATCATTCACAGGCGACAGGCCCGCGTTTTTTTCCTTCTACAATACTAATAATTGTTAAATTCTCCCTATATTGAATGTGCTGCTCCCCTCTATGTTCTTCAGGAGAAGGGAATGTTGGAAATTTCTAAACAAAGTCATGTTTCTACACATTTATGAACATGATAAACAATATGTGGAAGCAGATCGAACATTACTTCCGGCCATCTTTGAAGTTTTCTTTTTTTCCTCCGATTGAAGCCTTTTTAAGAGCACTCCAACTCTCTGTAAATGGTGTATTTTGTTCTTATGATGTGTGtgtttagggacctcaatcacCGTTATTTATAGGCATTTCTCATGCCATCGATGAGTTTATCGTGACCTCGAGAGTCAAAAGAAGTGACGCAGACGTGTTTCAATTTTCTAGAGTTGAGGCAATGCACGTACCGTTTTGCAAAATTGTAGACTATGACTATCGTTGTTCCCTACagtcttttcttctttttgttaTGGGCCATTTTTTCTAACGGGGAAATTTAAAGAGCATTTGTACCATGGCTTCTCCATGATCGTAACACACTTGCGATGAGAACAAGCTCTGGAATTTGCTTCTTCTGATTTGTGCAGTGAACAGCTGCAGTTTCTATGATACGGCCTTCGCTCTTTCTCCATTTGGTAAAGTGATTTGCCTCCATGGAAGCATTCGCAATGGTGTTCATTTCTCCCCCGCTCTTTCTCGCCTTTTGTCTTTGAGATGAGAAGATTGGTGAAAAATATGAACTTCCCTGAAAGTTACGCACTCATCTTACATATATTTATGAACTTTCCTGAAAGTTACGCGGTCATTTACTATTGGCTTTTATTTTATTCTACTGGTAAATAAGTGAAAAGAGGAAAGGTCCACACAAAGGCTCGACAAGGAGGAAGAAGCTGTTAAAGACGTTGATAGTAATCTCAGAAGCTATTCATATTTTAGTCTGTGATCTTTTTTTAATGCTTTCAAATTTGGTTACAGGGAGCCAGGCCCGCAACTCGTCTTCTTCGTTTGTGTTTGATGGTTCCTCGGTGCTAGAAAAAACCTTAAATTTTTCAGAAATGTAAATTTGATGCATTGTTCACAACATGTTTTGAGTCTGTAATAATGGAGAAATTGAATGTACTTCGACATGCACAAACAAACATGCATGCATCCGTAGTGGCGAAGAAAATAAACCAGACTTCCATGCACAGAAAGTTCCATTAAATACACAGTAAAAGGAAACACTCCTGGAGTCATTTTCTTCCTCCGGATCAAAAGGGCCTACAAGAATCTATCTAAAAAGTGGGGGgaagaaaagaaatggaattaagaaaagaaTCTAACCAGTTGTTAAGCTGCTCACCAATTTAACTGAATCCTCACTTTTGCATTCCCTACCCCTAACTgatgaattaaaaatattagaataCTGAGAAGAGATGGGAGAAGCTGATACAGAAACAACCCAATCTTTCCTGATTTTCAGTTTGGGGAATGAAAGGGTCCTCCGTCGAGAACCAGAATGTGAACATTTGTTTTTCAAATTATGCAGTGCGCATGAACAATTGCGATGATATGGCCTCCCCGTTCAATATCCATGTCACACACCGATAAGCTTCCGTCGAAGACACACCAGAACATCATGTCTGCTGATCCGGTGCCCATTCTCTTCTTTACTTTCTACTGAGCGTGCCTTTTGCAGTACTTCATGTTTACTCAAGGGTTTATATAGGAGAAAAGGGTTTATTGACTGATGATAATTACTATGGTGATGTAGGAATAACCTAGAGATTGAGAGTGTCCATTTGGTATAGAGAATTTTAATTAGGGAATCACTTAGTTTTGTTTGACAAAGTCCCAACACTTTTTACAAGGGAAAATCTTGATTCCTACTTGTGGGGAAGCATGACGAAAGTCACCTTGTTTTTGTTTCCATTTGTTTGGAAATATGTTTGCTCATAGGATGCTCGAATTCCTACAGAACTAAGGATCTTGTGCTTTACTATGTCTTCACTTGATTCCATCATCAACATTTCTACAATTTTTACTTCGTCGATGTTAATTCCTTTACTTCCTACATACGTTTTATCAACTGATTTCTAAAAAGAGGTTTTTGTTCTAGAATTCAAATGGATTCCCCACTGTAATATTCGTTTGTCCTACGTTATCAACAGTCACGAAACCAAACAAGTGATCCGCAATAGTTCTTTTGGTTTCATCCTGATCCCACTAAAACAAACTTGTCTCCCCCATCGTCTACTACTTATATCAAATATTATGAGACAATTTGAACTCAATCAAGAATATTgttttcaataataataaaactatCTTTTCTTCAATCCCGTGGTTTTTATTTCCAAGTGCATCATCGATGATGCTTTCGGGCTATGTGTTAGTTTAGTCTTTTCCCTAGTTTTGACCGCACATACTTGTCAAATTGGTTGTTTACAAAGCTTCACTGTAACAGAAAACTTGGGCCTTGATGTGGCTAACTTGCCTTTCATGCGATGCCATGGTTATTACTCGTAATCCCGTTTTCCTTGAATAAAGATTAATCAAGCCCAAAAAAGGAAAACATTTATCGCTTAAACAGCATAAACAAGAAAACATTTACTTCAAGAAGTTAATGTGGCTTACACGTCTAAACGAACAACATCAATTTCATGCATATAGCCATAGATAAGATAACATATGAACCAACATGGTTAAAGCTCAAAACGGAAAGTATTTTTCTACGACAGAGTCCAAATGTAAACCTGGCCTCCACTTGTAGCCCCGGCAAGCATCCCAACGTTGCACGGATGGGCATCAAAACGGCATGAAATAGCAGAAACCAGTTCACTTTCCAAGGTAGTGACAATTTTTTCACTGGCAACAGAGATGACATCAATTCCTCTCTTCATATTACCAATGAAGACATATGAGTCATCCCAACcccatatacctctgatccaaaTCATAAAAAAGGAAATGAGAATTACTGACGATTTCTTCATATTCAACCCACCAAGATTACAACTTAAAGAAATCAAACTCATGTTGACAATAGATAAATCATCCATAAAATTGAAAGTAACCTTCACTTTTGTGACTGAAAGAAACGTCTTACCTAAATGTGGAAATCCATCTTCCTGTTTGGTTATAATGAAAAACCATAGATGTGTCCTTGTAATTTGGACCACTAAATAAGCCAACAGTGTTATCCATGCTGCATAAACAGATGAAAATACACAAAAATTTCAAGAACTTGTTCAAACAGATATGATCAAGGCCACCGAATGAGCACGAAGAAGATTCCAAACAGCAGCTTGAAATTTAAGAGGCGGAACATATTTTGCAGTATACATTCTTATTGATTATGCattcaaccaagaactcgaCAAAAATGACAACGTTCATATTAGTTAGCCTTAATATGTAAGAAAGATAACCCCGTACGAACCTTGTAGTTGCCAGACACTTCCCAGTTGGTGAAAAGTAAGCAGATTGTATGGCTCTTTTATGCTTAATAGTCTGCAGGGGCTTTGGTTCATCTGCACTCAAGAGTCTCAAATCCCAAATGCAAGCAGTGCCATCTTTGCAGCTCGTAGCCATGAGATTACTGTTTTCTAAGTTAAAGTCTATGGTGTTAATCCTATCTTCATGCAAATCACATGAAGACGCGGATTTTGCTGCTCTCAAATCCCATATCTTGATTCCTCCTCTGCCTTCACTAAAGTATAAGGACTTGTTGTCGTGTGGATTTAGGGCCATTGAGTATATAGAGTATTCACTGGCATAAACCATATCAAACACCTCTTTCTCAACATCTAATAACCGCACAAACCCATCATAGCAAGAACTGTACAACTGCAAAAGTCAAAATAAGGAAATTTCAGTGCTCCAATAATAGTAAACAGATCTAAACGCACGAATATCATATTGAGATGCAAGCAATACTGGCTGACCACTTCACAGAACATGAACGATGTGTGCTGTAATGCAGGGCAAATGTATGTTCTAAACTACATGCTTAACAagtacaaaaataaatttttttccggTTAGTGCATCCACAAGATAGTTCCTGCGTCAACATTGTTTTACTTGAGGCTTATATACAGAAAGAACGGTGTCTTAAAAAACCATTTCGATGATTAAGAGTTTATTTTACCAATATATCATTTCACATTAATCAGTTTTATCCCAGCTTCTCAGACCAACCACTGCAAGGACGATCTATGTTTCGAACAAGTATCTTACattgatttgttttaaaaaaaagtttaggATATGAAACAATATTCTATAAAAATCATGACTTGTGGTTGCAACTCCATTCTACTTCCTTTCCGGAGTCATACTTAAAAGTGAATGAATAAATGAAAACATAGCAGACGATTGTTTAGCCTTGTACCCAATCCTTCAGATTTAgccaaaaaatatataaacataaaAAGAACCAAATATATAGCTATCACATAAAAAGCATCATGAGATGTGCTCACCTTCGATATGGAAAATGGATCTATCACAATACCGGAAATTGGTCCCGAATGTGGGTGGTAAACATAAATGCCCCCATCATCTTCTTCTTTTGCTCCGACATTCCAAAACCCGATATTGCCATACTTGTTCCCTACCACAACCATTTGCATATCAAAAGTTGGGAAAAacctaaaattcaaaattttcccaGTCACCACCCTTGCTATATTCTCTTGCTCCAATTTCAGGGCATCTACACGAACTGAACTGTACACCCTTTTCCACCCCTTTAGCTGCTCAAATGGTTTGCTTCTCCTCAAAGTTTCAATGGAATCACCGGGAAATTCATCACTCTCACGCAAAAGGGATTTTTCAGAGCATCTTAAAATGGTTGAAACAAGTGTCCTGTCTGAGGAATTATCACTGGTGCATGTATCTCTCATTGCAAGGGGGACTGGTTCATAAATGGAATTTGTAGATGTGGCGGTAGTTTTCAATTTCGGAATTTTCTTCGTCTGATTGTCGTCATCGTTATCATATTTCAAGCCACCAGCAGTAGATGCGTCAGGAGGCACTCCACGTTTCCTCAAAGACCGTCGTAGCACCACAGGGGTTTCGATTTTTGGTTTCTTTGTCGGACTGCTTTTATAAGATTTACACTGAGCTCTGCGATGGCACGGGTTTAATAAATGATAGATTAGTACTAAATAAAATTTAGGTATATTCAAAAGGcacaaaaatacaaaagaagCAGTTTTTCCACAAATTGGCACAAAGAGCAACGTCTGCAATTCCTCGAACAGGATATCTACAGTCGTGAACTATAAACCAATCAATCCCAACAACAATGTTACCCATAAAAACACTTATAAAAGGAGGAAATCTGAAACCTTTGGCGTTTGGCGGCGGCGGAGAGTTCGTTCACTCTAGAGTGAATCTTAAGTGCCGACAACATCTCGCCGTTGCGCTTCATGTTCTCCAGTCGTCTCC
The sequence above is a segment of the Primulina tabacum isolate GXHZ01 chromosome 6, ASM2559414v2, whole genome shotgun sequence genome. Coding sequences within it:
- the LOC142549440 gene encoding uncharacterized protein LOC142549440 — its product is MAEREKTTEYERRRLENMKRNGEMLSALKIHSRVNELSAAAKRQRAQCKSYKSSPTKKPKIETPVVLRRSLRKRGVPPDASTAGGLKYDNDDDNQTKKIPKLKTTATSTNSIYEPVPLAMRDTCTSDNSSDRTLVSTILRCSEKSLLRESDEFPGDSIETLRRSKPFEQLKGWKRVYSSVRVDALKLEQENIARVVTGKILNFRFFPTFDMQMVVVGNKYGNIGFWNVGAKEEDDGGIYVYHPHSGPISGIVIDPFSISKLYSSCYDGFVRLLDVEKEVFDMVYASEYSIYSMALNPHDNKSLYFSEGRGGIKIWDLRAAKSASSCDLHEDRINTIDFNLENSNLMATSCKDGTACIWDLRLLSADEPKPLQTIKHKRAIQSAYFSPTGKCLATTSMDNTVGLFSGPNYKDTSMVFHYNQTGRWISTFRGIWGWDDSYVFIGNMKRGIDVISVASEKIVTTLESELVSAISCRFDAHPCNVGMLAGATSGGQVYIWTLS